The following are encoded in a window of Flavobacterium cupriresistens genomic DNA:
- a CDS encoding 4-hydroxyproline epimerase → MLKKTFFCVDAHTCGNPVRVVAGGGPNLVGQSMSEKRQHFLKEFDWIRKGLMFEPRGHDMMSGSILYPPSDPANDFGILFIETSGCLPMCGHGTIGTITIAIEEGLVIPKVPGKIRMEAPAGLVQIEYQQTGAKVDWVRLTNVKSYLAAEGLTINCPELGELVFDVAYGGNYYAIVDPQENFSGVQDFTASKIIQYSQELRNRINEEYPHYFIHPENNTIRDVTHMLWTGQPIDSSSSGRNAVFYGDKAIDRSPCGTGTSARMAQLHAKGKLKVGEEFIHESYIGSKFIGKVVEETAIGDIPAIVPSIQGWAKVYGYNNIIIDESDDPYAFGFQVI, encoded by the coding sequence ATGCTAAAGAAAACTTTTTTTTGTGTAGATGCACATACCTGCGGGAATCCCGTGAGAGTGGTTGCCGGTGGAGGACCAAATTTAGTGGGACAATCCATGAGCGAAAAACGCCAACATTTCTTAAAAGAATTTGACTGGATTCGCAAAGGACTTATGTTTGAACCCCGTGGTCATGACATGATGAGCGGTAGTATTTTGTACCCGCCAAGTGATCCCGCCAATGATTTCGGAATCTTATTTATAGAAACATCAGGTTGTTTGCCTATGTGTGGACATGGAACTATCGGAACCATCACCATTGCAATCGAAGAAGGTTTGGTGATCCCAAAAGTTCCAGGTAAGATCAGAATGGAAGCACCGGCCGGTTTAGTACAAATCGAATACCAGCAAACAGGAGCTAAAGTAGATTGGGTACGTCTAACCAACGTCAAATCGTATCTTGCTGCTGAGGGATTAACTATTAATTGTCCCGAACTGGGCGAGCTTGTTTTTGATGTGGCCTATGGCGGAAATTATTACGCGATTGTAGACCCACAGGAGAATTTTTCGGGTGTTCAGGATTTCACCGCAAGTAAAATTATTCAGTACAGTCAGGAATTGCGCAATAGGATAAACGAAGAATACCCGCATTATTTTATTCACCCCGAAAACAATACCATTAGAGATGTAACCCATATGTTGTGGACGGGACAGCCAATTGATTCCAGTTCATCAGGAAGGAATGCTGTTTTTTATGGAGACAAAGCCATAGATCGCTCTCCTTGTGGTACCGGAACTTCAGCGAGAATGGCGCAATTGCATGCGAAAGGAAAACTGAAAGTAGGCGAAGAGTTCATTCACGAAAGTTATATCGGAAGCAAATTTATTGGAAAAGTAGTTGAAGAAACAGCTATTGGAGACATTCCTGCGATTGTTCCAAGTATTCAGGGCTGGGCAAAAGTATACGGTTATAACAATATCATTATTGATGAAAGCGACGATCCTTACGCATTCGGATTTCAAGTGATTTAA
- a CDS encoding putative quinol monooxygenase produces MFVRIVKMSFHEDKIPDFLENFESIKDKIRNAPGNRFLELYQDKNDKCIFFTYSYWETEEDLENYRQSALFDSVWSFTKKLFNAKPEAWSVDKLVSLD; encoded by the coding sequence ATGTTTGTTCGAATAGTAAAAATGAGTTTTCATGAAGACAAGATCCCTGATTTTCTGGAAAATTTTGAAAGCATAAAAGACAAAATACGAAATGCGCCCGGAAATCGTTTTTTAGAATTGTATCAGGATAAAAACGATAAATGCATCTTTTTCACCTACAGTTATTGGGAAACCGAAGAAGACCTAGAAAATTACCGACAATCAGCGCTTTTTGACTCCGTTTGGAGTTTCACAAAAAAACTATTTAACGCAAAACCCGAAGCCTGGAGTGTGGATAAGCTGGTGAGTCTGGACTAG
- the dnaN gene encoding DNA polymerase III subunit beta: protein MKFIVSSSYLLKQLQVLGSVINSNNTLPILDNFLFELDNNELTVSASDLETTMSATLSIDSTSKGSVAVPAKLLLEILKTFPEQPLTFTVEDNNTVEISSNSGKYALAYASGDEFPKAVSLEEPSVTLVPAEVLATAVSKTIFAAGNDDLRPVMSGVFFQFSPEGLIFVATDAHKLVKYARTDVKASQVADFIMPKKPLNILKSILGSSDAEVKIEYNDSNATFSFDNYILMCRLIDGKYPNYEAVIPKENPNKLMIDRSLFLSSVRRVAIFSNKTTHQIRLKIAGAELNVSAEDIDYSNKAEERLTCDYQGDDLQIGFNSRFLTEMLTNLQSDMIMLEMSLPNRAGILTPVDGLEEGETVTMLVMPVMLNS from the coding sequence ATGAAATTTATAGTATCGAGTTCGTACTTATTAAAACAATTACAAGTTTTAGGTAGTGTAATCAACAGTAACAATACGTTGCCTATTTTAGACAACTTTTTATTTGAACTAGACAATAACGAATTGACCGTTTCAGCTTCGGATCTTGAAACTACAATGTCGGCTACTTTATCTATCGATTCTACAAGTAAAGGTAGTGTGGCTGTGCCTGCTAAGCTTTTGCTTGAAATTTTAAAAACGTTTCCGGAACAACCTTTAACTTTTACTGTTGAAGATAACAATACAGTAGAAATTAGTTCAAATTCAGGAAAATATGCTTTAGCATACGCTTCAGGAGACGAATTTCCAAAAGCAGTAAGTCTAGAAGAACCATCCGTAACTTTAGTTCCTGCAGAAGTTTTGGCAACTGCGGTAAGTAAAACTATTTTTGCAGCCGGTAATGATGATTTACGTCCGGTAATGTCGGGGGTTTTCTTTCAATTCTCACCGGAAGGTTTAATCTTTGTCGCTACTGATGCGCACAAATTAGTAAAATATGCCCGTACAGATGTAAAAGCATCTCAGGTGGCGGATTTTATTATGCCAAAGAAACCTTTAAACATCTTAAAGAGTATCTTAGGTTCTTCTGATGCAGAAGTAAAAATCGAATACAACGATTCAAATGCGACTTTCTCATTTGACAACTATATCTTAATGTGTCGTTTGATTGATGGAAAATACCCTAATTACGAAGCGGTAATTCCAAAAGAAAATCCAAACAAATTGATGATCGATCGTTCTTTATTTTTAAGTTCTGTTCGTCGTGTGGCTATTTTCTCAAACAAAACTACGCACCAAATTCGTTTAAAAATCGCAGGAGCTGAATTGAATGTTTCTGCAGAGGATATTGATTACTCAAACAAAGCAGAAGAGAGATTGACTTGTGATTATCAAGGTGATGACTTACAAATTGGTTTTAACTCTCGTTTCTTAACAGAAATGTTAACCAACTTACAATCCGATATGATTATGTTGGAGATGTCATTACCAAACAGAGCCGGTATTCTAACTCCTGTTGATGGTTTAGAAGAAGGAGAAACCGTTACCATGTTGGTAATGCCTGTAATGTTAAATAGTTAA
- the gldG gene encoding gliding motility-associated ABC transporter substrate-binding protein GldG, with protein MKAFTQQNIKTLGITVFILIVLNVLGSLYFHRFDLTKDKRYTLSETSLNIVKQVQNPLSIKIYMQGDLPADFRRLQQETKQLLEEFQAYNNHIVFEFVDPLENKDESMDLIKSLYQKGLTPINITVDDKGKQSRAMVFPWAVAVYNNKEVNIPLLKNRMGASTEQKVMGSIQHLEYSIADAINKITKDKQKKVAIIKGNGEINEIHIAKMLMQIRESYYIGPFTLDSVSKSPTGTLEALKKYDLAIISKPTETFSDEEKQVLDQFIMNGGKTLWLIDQVAADMDSLYNQSGATLAYPRDLNLNDMFFKYGFRINPDLVKDEYGTPIKLATGEQGSATQYQEFKWKYAPEVYPTSSHPIVKNLGGIKFDFASPIDTLKNGIKKTVLLQSSQYSKIIGTPAEINLDIVNEKTTPQEYVDKGDLPLSVLLEGSFHSAFENRVLPFKEGSFLAKGKPTKMIVISDGDLAKNQLDKNRMPVELGYDQRTGKLYDNKDFMMNCINYLLDDTGLINIRSKDLDLPLLDKDKVSDNYSRTQFITIGLPILILLIFGLAFTYIRKRKYSK; from the coding sequence ATGAAAGCATTCACTCAACAAAATATCAAAACATTAGGGATTACTGTTTTCATTTTAATTGTTTTAAATGTACTTGGTAGTCTGTATTTCCACCGATTTGATTTAACCAAAGACAAACGATATACGCTATCTGAAACTTCCTTAAACATCGTAAAACAAGTTCAGAATCCGCTATCGATTAAGATTTATATGCAGGGCGATCTTCCTGCAGATTTCAGACGCTTACAGCAGGAAACCAAACAATTGTTAGAAGAATTTCAAGCTTATAACAACCATATTGTTTTTGAATTTGTGGATCCGTTGGAAAACAAAGACGAAAGCATGGATCTGATAAAATCTCTTTATCAAAAAGGTCTTACGCCAATAAACATCACCGTTGACGACAAAGGAAAACAATCTCGAGCAATGGTTTTTCCTTGGGCAGTTGCGGTTTACAACAATAAAGAAGTCAATATTCCTTTGTTGAAAAACAGAATGGGGGCTTCAACGGAGCAAAAAGTGATGGGATCTATTCAACATTTAGAATATTCGATTGCGGACGCTATCAATAAAATCACCAAAGACAAACAAAAGAAAGTTGCTATTATTAAAGGAAATGGCGAGATCAATGAAATTCATATTGCGAAAATGCTCATGCAGATCCGCGAGAGTTACTATATCGGTCCTTTTACATTAGATTCTGTGTCTAAAAGTCCAACTGGGACTTTAGAGGCCTTAAAAAAATACGATTTAGCCATTATATCGAAACCAACCGAAACTTTTTCTGATGAAGAGAAGCAGGTTCTGGATCAATTTATTATGAATGGTGGAAAAACGCTTTGGTTGATCGATCAGGTTGCAGCAGACATGGACAGTCTGTACAATCAATCGGGTGCTACTCTGGCGTATCCGAGAGATTTAAATCTAAACGATATGTTCTTCAAATACGGATTCAGAATCAACCCTGATTTAGTAAAGGACGAATACGGTACTCCGATAAAATTAGCTACGGGTGAACAAGGAAGTGCTACCCAATATCAGGAATTTAAATGGAAATATGCCCCTGAAGTTTATCCGACAAGTTCACATCCGATCGTAAAAAACTTAGGCGGTATTAAATTTGATTTTGCCAGTCCGATTGATACTTTGAAAAACGGAATCAAAAAAACGGTCTTATTACAATCCTCTCAATATTCAAAAATAATCGGGACTCCGGCTGAGATTAATTTGGATATTGTAAACGAAAAAACGACTCCTCAGGAATATGTTGATAAAGGTGATTTACCACTTTCTGTTTTATTGGAAGGCTCTTTCCATTCGGCATTTGAAAACCGTGTTTTACCCTTTAAAGAAGGTTCTTTTTTAGCCAAAGGAAAACCGACTAAAATGATTGTGATTTCTGATGGCGATTTAGCCAAAAATCAATTAGATAAAAACAGGATGCCTGTAGAATTGGGATACGATCAGCGTACGGGAAAACTGTACGACAACAAAGATTTTATGATGAATTGCATCAATTATTTGTTGGATGACACCGGACTTATTAACATTAGAAGTAAAGATCTTGATCTGCCTTTACTCGATAAAGATAAAGTTAGCGACAATTACAGTCGTACACAATTCATAACTATCGGGCTTCCAATTCTTATTTTATTGATTTTCGGACTTGCATTTACTTACATCCGTAAAAGAAAATACAGCAAATAG
- a CDS encoding aminopeptidase P family protein has translation MRYDSIPVSLFEKNRKRFTDKMQKNSLAILTSNDVMPNNADDVMGFAQNNDLFYLSGIEQDETILVLFPDAFKEENRAVLFVKESNENTVLWDGNFLTKAEATTISGIKNVKWIAEFEKTLQLFAFEADTFYLGHNEHIKRITAGMQTRQDRMIQWCKEKYPLHHYERAAKITRDLRPIKSDEEIDLIKKAIAISVKGFHGILNAIQPNIKEYELEAELAYASVKNGGTRSAFKPIVASGKNACSLHYNTNDQVCGEGEMVLVDFGVCYANYNSDTTRCVPVNGVFSPRQKAVYEAVLHCLKEGSKLLKPGILSKDYELEMAKLIEAELLKLGLITQDEIANQNPDNPAYKKYFMHGTAHHLGLDVHDVGLYSRPFEKGMVLTCEPGIYIPEEGIGCRLENDYLLTENGNINLSEALPIEIADIEGLIKNNKQ, from the coding sequence ATGAGATACGACTCAATTCCAGTTTCCTTATTCGAAAAGAATCGAAAAAGGTTTACTGATAAAATGCAAAAGAATAGTTTGGCTATTCTGACTTCAAATGACGTGATGCCCAACAATGCAGACGATGTAATGGGTTTTGCACAAAACAATGATTTGTTTTACTTGTCCGGAATTGAACAGGATGAAACAATATTGGTTCTTTTTCCCGATGCTTTCAAAGAAGAGAATCGGGCTGTTTTGTTTGTGAAAGAAAGCAACGAGAACACCGTGCTTTGGGATGGTAATTTTTTAACAAAAGCAGAGGCCACCACTATTTCAGGCATCAAAAATGTAAAATGGATTGCAGAATTTGAAAAAACCTTGCAACTTTTTGCTTTTGAAGCTGATACCTTTTATTTAGGACACAACGAGCATATCAAAAGAATTACTGCCGGGATGCAAACCAGACAAGATCGAATGATTCAATGGTGCAAAGAAAAATATCCATTGCATCATTACGAACGTGCTGCAAAAATTACCCGTGATTTGCGACCAATAAAATCCGATGAAGAAATTGATCTGATTAAAAAAGCGATTGCCATAAGTGTCAAAGGATTTCATGGAATTTTAAATGCTATTCAACCTAATATAAAAGAATACGAATTAGAAGCTGAATTGGCCTACGCCTCTGTAAAAAACGGAGGAACACGATCGGCATTTAAACCTATTGTTGCTTCCGGTAAAAATGCCTGTTCGCTTCATTACAATACAAACGATCAGGTTTGTGGTGAAGGTGAAATGGTTTTGGTTGATTTTGGAGTTTGTTATGCCAATTACAATTCAGATACCACGCGCTGTGTTCCCGTAAATGGCGTTTTCAGTCCAAGGCAAAAAGCAGTTTATGAAGCGGTTTTGCATTGTTTGAAAGAAGGATCGAAACTTTTGAAACCCGGAATATTGTCTAAGGATTATGAGCTCGAAATGGCAAAATTAATCGAGGCAGAATTGCTTAAACTGGGTTTGATAACACAGGATGAAATTGCAAATCAGAATCCCGACAACCCCGCTTATAAAAAATATTTCATGCACGGTACTGCACACCACCTTGGTTTGGATGTGCATGATGTAGGCTTGTACTCGAGACCTTTTGAAAAAGGAATGGTACTGACTTGTGAACCCGGAATTTACATACCGGAAGAAGGAATTGGCTGTCGTTTAGAAAATGACTATCTGTTAACTGAAAACGGAAATATTAATTTGAGCGAAGCATTACCAATTGAAATCGCAGACATCGAAGGTTTAATAAAAAATAACAAACAATAA
- a CDS encoding S9 family peptidase: protein MKKYLILVFFICTSAFAQSDIDINDLNWLPDSHSFWVNENNNLKIYDVDQLDKHTTILTQKQLSESGFSGEIEGIVWNAAKTKVLLYTNSKKVWRANTRGDYWFFDLATGKGRKLGKNLEESSLMFAKFSPDNENVAYVSKHNIYLENLQTEKVTPLTTDGTDKIINGTFDWVYEEELSARDGFRWSPDGKSIAFWRVDASATKFHLMINNTDSLYPVVVPVEYPKAGERPSSVKIGTIDITSLQTNWLNIPGEPDNNYLARMQWLTNQSVMVVQLNRNQNQATIYNCDTKSGTAKVVYQEEAAGWIDVFDVSSGVYDGFPCHFVDNGKAFLWSSDADGWMHIYKISMDGKKKELITTANFDAYFMAYNDKTKTIYYESSPTDATQRYLYETNLNSKKTKRVTPDAFDGTNKYRFSTDAMYARHLNSSINRDYNIRLVALSGHKKILPKEADTFQAPRRNYSLEKFKVTTVDGIEMDGIMAKPLDFDPSKKYPVFFYVYGEPMGAVANDTPYFYSLIAPLIPKGYIGIAMDNRGTPVMKGTQWRKSIYKNIGIINTHDQAMAAKEVIKWNFIDADRVAIHGWSGGGAVTLNLIFQYPEIYKTGIAISAVVDQRFYDNIYTERYMGLPEGNEATYKKASPVTYAKNLKGNLLYIHGTGDDNVHYKNAEVLINELIKYDKMFDLMIYPNRSHDIDEGEGTTKHLMDTFVRYIEKNCPPGAK, encoded by the coding sequence ATGAAAAAGTACTTGATTCTTGTATTCTTTATCTGCACATCTGCTTTTGCTCAGAGCGATATTGATATAAATGATCTGAATTGGTTGCCCGATTCCCATTCGTTTTGGGTAAACGAAAACAATAACCTGAAAATTTATGATGTTGATCAATTAGACAAACACACTACTATCTTAACTCAGAAACAGTTGTCTGAATCGGGTTTTAGCGGAGAAATTGAAGGTATAGTGTGGAATGCTGCAAAAACGAAAGTATTGCTGTATACCAATTCAAAAAAGGTATGGAGAGCCAATACAAGAGGTGATTATTGGTTTTTTGATCTGGCCACAGGAAAAGGAAGAAAGCTGGGTAAAAATCTGGAGGAGTCGTCTTTGATGTTTGCTAAATTTTCGCCTGATAATGAAAATGTAGCCTACGTTTCAAAACACAATATTTATCTTGAAAATCTACAAACTGAAAAAGTAACGCCACTGACAACCGATGGAACCGATAAAATTATCAACGGAACATTTGATTGGGTGTATGAAGAAGAATTATCGGCAAGAGACGGTTTCAGATGGAGCCCTGATGGCAAAAGTATTGCTTTTTGGCGCGTGGATGCATCGGCGACCAAATTTCATTTGATGATTAATAATACCGATTCGTTATATCCGGTGGTAGTTCCTGTAGAATACCCAAAAGCAGGAGAGCGACCTTCTTCTGTTAAAATCGGGACTATTGATATTACCTCATTACAAACCAATTGGTTAAATATTCCCGGTGAACCGGATAATAATTATTTGGCTCGTATGCAATGGCTTACCAACCAATCGGTAATGGTAGTGCAGTTAAACCGCAATCAAAATCAGGCTACTATTTACAACTGTGATACAAAATCAGGTACAGCAAAGGTGGTTTACCAAGAAGAAGCAGCAGGATGGATTGATGTTTTTGATGTTTCTTCGGGTGTATACGATGGTTTTCCTTGTCATTTTGTTGATAATGGAAAAGCCTTTTTATGGAGTTCTGATGCAGACGGCTGGATGCATATCTATAAAATTAGTATGGATGGCAAGAAAAAAGAGCTTATCACAACGGCTAATTTTGATGCCTATTTTATGGCTTATAATGATAAAACAAAAACGATCTATTATGAGTCAAGTCCGACAGATGCCACACAGCGCTATTTGTATGAAACGAATCTAAATTCAAAAAAGACAAAAAGAGTTACTCCGGATGCATTTGACGGAACAAATAAGTACCGTTTTTCTACAGATGCGATGTATGCAAGACATCTCAATTCAAGCATAAATAGAGACTATAATATACGATTAGTAGCCTTGTCGGGACATAAAAAAATACTGCCAAAAGAAGCCGACACTTTTCAAGCTCCAAGAAGGAACTATTCGTTAGAAAAATTCAAAGTAACCACCGTTGATGGAATAGAAATGGATGGTATAATGGCAAAACCACTGGATTTTGACCCTTCAAAAAAATACCCTGTGTTTTTCTATGTTTATGGAGAGCCAATGGGAGCGGTTGCCAACGATACACCGTATTTTTATTCGCTTATAGCGCCATTAATTCCAAAAGGATATATCGGTATAGCGATGGACAATAGAGGAACTCCTGTCATGAAAGGGACCCAATGGAGAAAGTCTATTTATAAAAACATCGGAATCATCAATACCCACGATCAGGCAATGGCAGCAAAAGAAGTTATAAAGTGGAATTTTATTGATGCCGACAGAGTAGCGATTCACGGTTGGAGTGGTGGTGGAGCTGTAACCTTAAATCTGATATTTCAATATCCGGAAATTTACAAAACGGGTATTGCAATTTCGGCAGTTGTAGACCAGCGCTTTTATGATAATATTTATACAGAGCGCTACATGGGACTTCCTGAGGGTAATGAAGCAACCTATAAAAAAGCATCTCCTGTAACGTACGCTAAGAATCTAAAAGGAAATTTATTGTACATTCACGGAACAGGTGATGACAATGTGCATTACAAAAACGCTGAGGTTTTAATAAACGAATTGATCAAATACGATAAAATGTTTGATTTAATGATTTACCCGAACCGTTCGCACGACATCGATGAAGGAGAAGGAACTACTAAACACTTAATGGATACTTTTGTGAGGTATATAGAAAAAAACTGCCCTCCCGGAGCAAAGTAA
- a CDS encoding SAM hydrolase/SAM-dependent halogenase family protein produces MSIITLTTDYGLKDHFVGSIKGKILSEAPETTIIDISHDIDPFNTAEASYVVGASYLSFPKGTVHLIGVDIERNKENVHIAMQWNDHYFICADNGILSMLTQKIVPQKIVAINIHDRFPPESTDMDIFIKVACHIAKGGLLNVIGKEIAAVKEVTELQAVVANDGNSIKGYVIYIDHFGNVVTNISKQQFKEVAKGRSYEIVMKPKSIKTILPNYSAIASSDKYPIKTYEGEKLAIFNEAGYLEIAIFRSNPSKVGSANSLLGLNYRDVITIKFN; encoded by the coding sequence ATGTCAATAATTACCCTCACTACCGATTACGGCTTAAAAGACCACTTTGTTGGTTCGATAAAGGGTAAAATATTATCTGAGGCTCCGGAGACTACAATTATTGATATTTCACATGACATTGATCCCTTCAACACTGCCGAAGCCAGTTACGTTGTTGGTGCTTCTTATTTAAGTTTTCCAAAAGGAACTGTACACTTAATTGGTGTCGATATTGAACGCAATAAAGAGAACGTGCATATCGCCATGCAATGGAATGATCATTACTTCATTTGCGCTGATAACGGGATCTTAAGTATGCTGACGCAGAAAATTGTGCCACAAAAAATTGTCGCAATCAACATTCATGATCGCTTTCCGCCTGAGTCTACCGATATGGACATCTTCATAAAAGTTGCCTGCCATATTGCAAAAGGAGGTTTACTGAATGTAATTGGTAAAGAAATAGCAGCCGTTAAAGAAGTCACCGAACTTCAGGCTGTAGTAGCAAACGACGGTAATTCTATAAAAGGATATGTCATTTATATTGATCATTTCGGTAACGTGGTAACCAATATCTCCAAACAGCAATTTAAAGAGGTGGCAAAAGGTCGCTCGTATGAGATCGTGATGAAACCTAAAAGCATCAAAACCATTCTGCCAAACTATTCAGCCATAGCAAGCTCAGACAAATACCCCATTAAAACGTATGAGGGCGAAAAACTGGCCATTTTTAATGAAGCCGGTTATCTGGAAATCGCAATTTTCAGAAGCAATCCTTCCAAAGTAGGCTCTGCAAATAGTCTTTTAGGATTGAACTACAGAGATGTGATCACGATAAAGTTTAATTAA
- a CDS encoding NAD(P)/FAD-dependent oxidoreductase, whose amino-acid sequence MKKVGIVGGGIIGLCSAYYLAKEGYEVAVFDESAMEDGCSYGNAGMIVPSHIIPLAQPGMIAQGMKWMFDSQSPFYVKPRLNTDLLKWGLQFYKHANKSHVERAMPALRDLSLLSKELYQDFAKENNSFFYEEKGLLMLYRTDKVEEEMYHEGKEAERLGLEVNYLSRREVEALETGTKTDVIGGVHYKSDAHLYPQKFMKFIKEELVRLKVEVHQHTTVKDFVFEGNKIAKIGTSKGTFAVDEVVLAAGSWSPSLAKKLNIGISILPGKGYSFTLKDRSQKPSIPSILCEGKVAVTPMNNDIRFGGTMEITHTGDTKINENRLRGIVTSINDFYPDMQIEMPKAEETWFGFRPCTPSGMPIITKDKKIVNLTLATGHAMMGLSLAPATGKIVTEIIAGKTTSVDTKMFQI is encoded by the coding sequence ATGAAAAAAGTAGGTATTGTTGGTGGTGGAATTATCGGTCTGTGTTCCGCTTATTATCTTGCTAAAGAAGGTTACGAAGTAGCTGTTTTTGATGAATCAGCGATGGAAGACGGTTGCTCGTACGGAAACGCGGGAATGATTGTGCCTTCTCATATTATCCCTCTGGCGCAACCCGGTATGATCGCACAGGGTATGAAATGGATGTTTGACAGTCAGAGTCCATTTTATGTAAAACCACGTTTAAATACCGATTTATTGAAATGGGGTTTACAGTTTTATAAACACGCGAATAAAAGTCATGTAGAAAGAGCCATGCCCGCTTTACGAGATCTGTCTCTGTTAAGTAAAGAGTTGTATCAGGATTTCGCAAAAGAAAACAATTCTTTTTTTTACGAAGAAAAAGGACTTTTGATGCTTTATAGAACTGATAAAGTAGAAGAAGAAATGTACCACGAAGGCAAAGAAGCCGAGCGTTTGGGGCTGGAGGTCAATTACCTTTCGAGAAGAGAGGTAGAAGCTTTAGAAACCGGAACTAAAACAGATGTAATTGGTGGCGTTCATTACAAAAGTGATGCACATTTGTATCCGCAGAAATTCATGAAGTTTATTAAAGAGGAACTAGTTCGTTTAAAAGTAGAAGTACACCAACATACGACCGTTAAAGATTTTGTTTTTGAAGGAAATAAGATCGCTAAAATAGGAACAAGTAAAGGTACTTTTGCAGTAGATGAAGTGGTATTGGCGGCAGGATCGTGGAGTCCTTCGTTGGCTAAAAAGTTAAATATTGGGATCTCAATTTTACCCGGAAAAGGATATAGTTTTACATTGAAAGACAGAAGTCAAAAACCAAGTATTCCATCGATTTTATGCGAAGGAAAAGTGGCTGTAACTCCTATGAATAACGATATTCGTTTTGGTGGAACTATGGAAATTACACATACGGGAGATACTAAAATAAATGAAAACCGATTACGCGGAATTGTAACTAGTATCAACGATTTTTATCCCGACATGCAGATCGAAATGCCAAAAGCAGAAGAGACCTGGTTTGGATTCCGCCCTTGCACACCATCCGGAATGCCGATCATTACAAAAGATAAAAAAATTGTAAATTTGACACTAGCTACCGGACATGCCATGATGGGATTAAGTCTGGCACCGGCAACAGGAAAAATTGTAACCGAAATTATAGCCGGTAAAACGACTTCGGTAGATACTAAGATGTTTCAAATTTAA
- the gldF gene encoding gliding motility-associated ABC transporter permease subunit GldF — translation MKSIILREIKSFFGSPIGYLVIAIFLISNGLFLWVFEGDYNILNTGYADLTPFFTLAPWILIFLIPAVTMRSFSDEKKQGTLELLLTKPLSIWEIVNGKFLGSLLLIVLAIIPTFIYVEVISSLGAPEGNIDMGSTIGSYFGLLFLIASYSAIGIFTSTLSENQIVAFIISVFLCFIFYFGFEGLSTLIPGSFPIISALGMQDHFKSMSRGVIDTRDVIYFLSVTVLFLSFTVYKLKSLKA, via the coding sequence ATGAAATCAATCATTTTACGAGAAATAAAATCCTTTTTTGGTTCTCCTATTGGCTATTTGGTCATTGCTATTTTCTTAATTAGCAACGGGCTCTTTTTATGGGTATTTGAAGGAGATTACAATATTCTCAATACCGGTTATGCCGATCTGACTCCGTTTTTTACTTTAGCACCGTGGATTTTGATTTTCCTGATTCCGGCGGTTACCATGCGCAGTTTTTCGGATGAGAAAAAACAAGGCACTTTAGAATTGCTTTTAACTAAACCTTTATCGATTTGGGAAATTGTAAACGGAAAGTTTTTAGGTTCCCTACTCCTGATCGTTTTGGCTATAATTCCAACCTTTATTTACGTTGAAGTCATTTCATCTTTGGGTGCTCCGGAAGGAAATATCGATATGGGAAGCACGATTGGTTCTTACTTCGGATTGTTGTTTTTAATCGCTTCTTATTCCGCCATCGGAATCTTCACCTCTACCCTGTCCGAAAATCAGATTGTTGCTTTTATTATTTCGGTTTTTCTGTGTTTTATCTTTTACTTTGGTTTTGAAGGTTTATCCACCTTAATTCCGGGTTCTTTTCCTATTATTTCAGCATTGGGTATGCAGGATCATTTTAAAAGTATGAGCCGTGGTGTAATCGACACGCGTGATGTGATTTATTTCCTGAGCGTTACGGTTCTATTTCTGTCTTTTACCGTTTATAAATTAAAATCTTTGAAAGCCTAA